Proteins from a genomic interval of Candidatus Thermoplasmatota archaeon:
- a CDS encoding DUF6015 family protein — MESLAGAIAERLRIPRESAASQAEQVLDLFGFESQVIDNLLEPEERQMFYLLQAHGLLTTRSEETLLWNGQEWRTHYWLLRADRIEAASGAFVDDEAAYEEAEVDAVYTALPDGAWKR; from the coding sequence TTGGAGTCGCTCGCGGGCGCGATCGCGGAGCGGCTGCGCATACCTCGCGAGTCGGCGGCAAGCCAGGCGGAGCAGGTGCTCGACCTCTTCGGATTCGAGTCGCAGGTGATCGACAACCTCCTCGAGCCGGAGGAGCGCCAGATGTTCTATCTCCTCCAGGCCCACGGCCTGCTCACCACGAGGAGCGAGGAGACGCTGCTCTGGAACGGTCAGGAGTGGCGCACCCACTACTGGCTCCTGCGCGCGGACCGCATCGAGGCCGCCTCCGGGGCGTTCGTCGACGACGAGGCCGCCTACGAGGAGGCCGAGGTGGACGCGGTGTACACCGCGCTCCCGGACGGCGCCTGGAAGCGGTGA
- a CDS encoding PIN domain-containing protein, which yields MDVLDTWAWVEYFQGSRAGARLRPLIEKGDVATCVLTFAELSDLHARADRPGLEARLAFIARRGPVLDVTREAAQRAGLTKWAQRAARQSLGLGDAIIYEVARENGCDLVTGDEGFRGLDGVRFVKA from the coding sequence ATGGACGTCCTCGACACGTGGGCATGGGTGGAATACTTCCAAGGCAGCCGGGCGGGAGCGCGGTTGCGGCCGCTCATCGAGAAGGGCGACGTCGCGACGTGCGTCCTGACCTTTGCCGAACTGTCGGACCTGCACGCCCGCGCCGATCGCCCCGGGCTCGAGGCGCGGCTTGCGTTCATCGCGCGACGAGGCCCCGTCCTCGATGTCACGCGGGAGGCGGCCCAGCGCGCCGGCCTGACAAAATGGGCCCAGCGCGCCGCTCGGCAATCGCTCGGTCTGGGCGACGCAATCATCTACGAGGTGGCCCGCGAGAACGGATGCGATCTCGTCACGGGCGACGAGGGCTTCCGCGGCCTCGACGGCGTCCGTTTCGTGAAGGCCTGA
- the accC gene encoding acetyl-CoA carboxylase biotin carboxylase subunit yields the protein MFRKILIANRGEISVRVIRACRELGVKTVAVYSDADREALHVRMADEAVHIGAGPSRESYLVQDRIVEAALATGAEGIHPGYGFLSENATFADKVTKAGIKFIGPSAKAMEAMGDKVSAKRNAIRAGVPVAPASDGPVDPSDAKDVVERIGLPVIVKAVHGGGGMGMRIVRRMDELEKAVADASAQAASAFGSDEVFIEKFIEDPRHIEFQIIGDEHGHVIHLGERECSIQRRNQKLLEEGPSPVMTAAMRADMGGRVAKLAKSVGYSGAGTMEFLYKDGQFYFMEMNTRLQVEHPVTELITGVDLVKTMIRVASGMPLPYKQEDIVLRGHALEVRINAEDPYHGFAPSPGKVTRYATPGGPGVRVDSGLYEGFTIPSFYDSLAVKLLSHGSNRAECIDRMRRALDEFVLEGPITNIPFHKMVVRDEAFLKGDLSTGFIGHRGIVERLEKEAKDLESAERRRAAAIAAALERLPGGGIRGYHHRQGASARAPAATEPAVSPWALAARRGL from the coding sequence GTGTTCCGCAAGATCCTCATCGCCAACCGCGGTGAGATCTCGGTCCGCGTCATCCGCGCGTGCCGGGAGCTCGGGGTCAAGACCGTCGCCGTGTACTCGGACGCGGACCGGGAAGCGCTCCACGTGAGGATGGCCGACGAGGCCGTCCACATCGGGGCCGGCCCGAGCCGCGAGAGCTACCTCGTCCAGGACCGCATCGTGGAGGCGGCGCTCGCGACGGGCGCCGAGGGCATCCACCCCGGCTATGGCTTCCTCTCCGAGAACGCGACCTTCGCGGACAAGGTCACGAAGGCGGGCATCAAGTTCATCGGCCCCAGCGCGAAGGCGATGGAGGCCATGGGGGACAAGGTCAGCGCGAAGCGCAACGCCATCCGCGCGGGCGTCCCCGTCGCCCCCGCAAGCGACGGTCCCGTCGACCCCTCCGACGCGAAGGACGTCGTCGAGCGCATCGGCCTTCCGGTCATCGTGAAGGCGGTGCACGGCGGCGGCGGCATGGGCATGCGCATCGTGCGCCGCATGGACGAGCTCGAGAAGGCCGTGGCCGACGCCTCCGCGCAGGCGGCTTCCGCCTTCGGCTCCGACGAGGTCTTCATCGAGAAGTTCATCGAGGACCCCCGCCACATCGAATTCCAGATCATCGGCGACGAGCACGGCCACGTCATCCATCTCGGCGAGCGCGAGTGCTCGATCCAGCGCCGCAACCAGAAGCTCCTCGAGGAGGGCCCCTCGCCCGTCATGACGGCCGCCATGCGCGCCGACATGGGCGGACGCGTCGCGAAGCTCGCCAAGTCCGTGGGCTACTCGGGCGCGGGCACGATGGAGTTCCTCTACAAGGACGGCCAGTTCTATTTCATGGAGATGAACACGCGCCTCCAGGTCGAGCACCCGGTGACGGAGCTCATCACGGGCGTCGATCTCGTGAAGACCATGATCCGCGTCGCCTCCGGCATGCCGCTTCCGTACAAGCAGGAGGACATCGTCCTCCGCGGCCACGCCCTCGAGGTCCGCATCAACGCGGAGGACCCGTACCACGGCTTCGCGCCATCCCCCGGCAAGGTCACGCGCTACGCGACCCCGGGCGGCCCCGGCGTGCGCGTCGATTCCGGTCTCTACGAGGGCTTCACCATCCCGTCGTTCTACGACAGCCTCGCGGTGAAGCTCCTCTCCCACGGCTCGAACCGCGCGGAGTGCATCGACCGCATGCGCCGCGCCCTCGACGAGTTCGTCCTCGAAGGTCCGATCACCAACATCCCGTTCCACAAGATGGTCGTCCGCGACGAGGCGTTCCTGAAGGGCGACCTCTCGACGGGCTTCATCGGCCACCGCGGCATCGTCGAGCGCCTCGAGAAGGAGGCGAAGGACCTCGAGTCCGCCGAGCGCCGGCGCGCGGCCGCGATCGCCGCGGCGCTCGAGCGCCTCCCCGGCGGCGGCATCCGCGGCTACCACCACCGCCAGGGCGCCTCGGCGCGCGCTCCCGCCGCGACCGAACCCGCGGTCTCCCCCTGGGCCCTCGCCGCGCGGAGGGGACTCTGA
- a CDS encoding DUF1294 domain-containing protein codes for MIPPWASAWVALASVVAFAAMAFDKIRARRRAARVPERVLLALALAGGSPGVAVGMVVLRHKTRKMSFVTALLGVVALQGALLLALDAI; via the coding sequence GTGATTCCGCCCTGGGCCTCCGCGTGGGTCGCCCTCGCGAGCGTCGTCGCGTTCGCGGCGATGGCGTTCGACAAGATCAGGGCGCGTCGCCGCGCCGCGCGCGTGCCGGAGCGGGTGCTTCTCGCCCTCGCGCTTGCGGGGGGATCGCCGGGCGTCGCCGTGGGCATGGTGGTGCTCCGGCACAAGACGCGCAAGATGTCGTTCGTGACGGCGCTTCTCGGCGTCGTCGCGTTGCAGGGCGCGCTGCTCCTCGCGCTCGACGCGATCTAG
- the chrA gene encoding chromate efflux transporter gives MTPREPSPFGPGNPSDPSARYVFLRFLRYGFLAWGGPVAQIGLMHRELVERDGWITEDRFRKTLALYQALPGPEAHELAVYFGMVKRGRLGGFLAGLGFMLPGVVLVTLLAAAYLSIAGVSDHVHRLLYGVRPAVAALVGFAVYRLARRTVDSALLAAIAVGAILASLLAPAVGLVGIMAAGGLAALAATAVRSARSFAFAPLGLASLAFPALGASGLLALAVLSAKVGLLTFGGAYTAIPFLQAGAVEEHGWITQAQFLDALAITSLVPGPLVAVGTFVGYLAAGPAGALLATVLIFAPAFAFTLVGHAFFERIVHAPRLHAFLMGVTAAVIGLIAVSIVPIARAGLVDIPTVAIALGAALALARHVPIPAVVAGAAAAGLLVRLAAG, from the coding sequence GTGACCCCGCGCGAGCCGTCCCCCTTCGGGCCGGGCAACCCCTCCGACCCGAGCGCGCGCTACGTGTTCCTGCGTTTCCTCCGCTACGGCTTCCTCGCGTGGGGCGGGCCCGTCGCGCAGATCGGCCTCATGCACCGCGAACTCGTGGAGCGCGACGGCTGGATCACGGAGGATCGGTTCCGCAAAACCCTCGCGCTCTACCAGGCGCTGCCGGGCCCCGAGGCGCACGAGCTCGCGGTCTACTTCGGCATGGTGAAGCGGGGCCGCCTCGGCGGCTTCCTCGCGGGCCTCGGGTTCATGCTGCCCGGCGTGGTCCTCGTGACGCTCCTCGCGGCGGCCTACCTCTCCATCGCGGGCGTGTCGGACCACGTGCACCGCTTGCTCTACGGCGTGCGCCCCGCCGTCGCCGCGCTCGTCGGCTTCGCCGTCTACCGTCTCGCGCGCCGCACCGTGGATTCCGCGCTCCTCGCCGCGATCGCGGTCGGAGCGATCCTCGCGAGCCTGCTTGCGCCCGCGGTCGGTCTCGTCGGCATCATGGCCGCGGGCGGGCTCGCGGCCCTAGCCGCGACCGCGGTCCGCTCAGCGCGGTCGTTCGCGTTCGCGCCGCTCGGCCTCGCGAGCCTCGCGTTCCCCGCGCTCGGCGCTTCGGGCCTCCTCGCGCTCGCCGTCCTCTCGGCGAAGGTCGGCCTCCTCACGTTCGGCGGCGCGTACACCGCGATCCCGTTCCTCCAGGCGGGCGCGGTCGAGGAGCACGGGTGGATCACGCAGGCGCAGTTCCTCGACGCGCTCGCGATCACGAGCCTCGTCCCGGGACCGCTCGTCGCCGTGGGGACGTTCGTCGGCTACCTTGCGGCGGGCCCCGCAGGCGCCCTTCTGGCGACGGTCCTCATCTTCGCGCCGGCGTTCGCGTTCACGCTCGTGGGGCACGCGTTCTTCGAGCGGATCGTCCACGCGCCGCGGCTCCACGCGTTCCTCATGGGCGTCACCGCGGCCGTGATCGGACTCATCGCGGTCTCGATCGTCCCCATCGCGCGCGCGGGCCTCGTCGACATCCCCACCGTCGCGATCGCCCTCGGCGCGGCGCTCGCGCTCGCGCGTCACGTGCCGATCCCCGCGGTGGTCGCGGGGGCCGCGGCGGCGGGCCTTCTCGTCAGGCTCGCCGCCGGGTGA
- a CDS encoding ferritin: MARTAELPPKIQDALNAQLKDELASSYTYLAMAAYLETAKLPGAATWMRMQAQEELGHAMRFYDFVHDRNGRVVLGALPAPAKEWTSPLRAFEEAHANEQKVTENIVRLYELAMAEKDYVSHAFLQAFLTEQIEEEKTASRIVDMLNMAGDSRSALLMVDKELGARSKAE, translated from the coding sequence ATGGCCCGAACCGCCGAGCTTCCCCCGAAGATCCAGGACGCCCTCAACGCCCAGCTCAAGGACGAGCTGGCCTCCAGCTACACGTACCTCGCGATGGCGGCGTACCTCGAGACGGCCAAGCTCCCCGGCGCCGCGACGTGGATGCGCATGCAGGCCCAGGAGGAGCTCGGCCACGCGATGCGCTTCTACGATTTCGTCCATGACCGCAACGGCCGCGTCGTCCTCGGCGCGCTCCCCGCGCCCGCGAAGGAATGGACCTCGCCGCTTCGCGCGTTCGAGGAGGCGCACGCGAACGAGCAGAAGGTCACGGAGAACATCGTGCGGCTCTACGAACTCGCGATGGCCGAGAAGGACTACGTCTCGCACGCGTTCCTGCAGGCCTTCCTCACGGAGCAGATCGAGGAGGAGAAGACGGCCTCTCGCATCGTGGACATGCTCAACATGGCGGGCGATTCGCGCTCGGCGCTCCTCATGGTGGACAAGGAGCTGGGCGCGCGGTCGAAGGCCGAGTGA
- a CDS encoding PH domain-containing protein, protein MALVPTPPWFYLRPDETVIARGKPEPGWFGVLAVPPVAVGLALVAVLLYGHGFLGTLQPRAAREVAPFVAPALGLVVGAVAAAVVRAWFLVRTSEYVITDARVYSRVGRLWTRVHFTTHDKVTDLWYGRNVLDRVFGTSTLVLMTAGGDVAIRGVADALAVKEHAEAARERFIAKLLERVPATARAAPRPVARATPDVAASPAPAAALPPLTSAPAGARPDYVQQGDRVLWSGKPTLRVAAEGAIAPFLLFAAWAFSMVASTGGNFGPPPILFVAVPVIAVVVVGVRLLALKRMEFVVTDRRVYVRHGIVGTVVAQLTYDKITDIVYGRDIPGRILGYGSLTINTAGSVGAPAKMIGLFDAIAVKEIIESARARAVDGPEAEA, encoded by the coding sequence GTGGCCCTCGTCCCGACGCCGCCCTGGTTCTACCTCCGTCCCGACGAAACCGTGATCGCGCGCGGGAAGCCCGAGCCCGGTTGGTTCGGCGTCCTCGCCGTTCCCCCCGTCGCCGTCGGCCTCGCGCTCGTCGCCGTCCTCCTCTACGGGCACGGCTTCCTCGGGACGCTCCAACCCCGCGCGGCGCGCGAGGTCGCGCCCTTCGTCGCGCCCGCCCTCGGGCTCGTCGTCGGCGCCGTCGCCGCGGCCGTAGTCCGCGCGTGGTTCCTCGTGCGGACGTCCGAATACGTGATCACCGACGCGCGCGTCTACAGCCGCGTCGGGCGCCTCTGGACGCGCGTCCACTTCACGACGCACGACAAGGTCACGGACCTCTGGTACGGTCGGAACGTCCTCGACCGCGTCTTCGGCACGTCGACGCTCGTCCTCATGACCGCGGGCGGGGACGTCGCGATCCGCGGCGTCGCGGACGCGCTCGCCGTGAAGGAACACGCGGAGGCGGCGCGCGAACGATTCATCGCGAAGCTCCTCGAACGCGTCCCCGCGACGGCCCGCGCCGCGCCCCGGCCCGTCGCCCGCGCGACGCCCGACGTCGCCGCCTCGCCCGCGCCGGCCGCGGCTCTCCCGCCGCTCACGTCCGCGCCCGCGGGCGCGCGGCCGGACTACGTCCAGCAGGGCGACCGCGTCCTCTGGAGCGGCAAGCCCACGCTGCGCGTCGCGGCCGAGGGCGCCATCGCGCCGTTCCTGCTGTTCGCCGCCTGGGCATTCTCCATGGTCGCCTCGACGGGCGGGAATTTTGGACCTCCGCCGATCCTCTTCGTCGCCGTACCCGTCATCGCCGTGGTCGTCGTCGGCGTCCGCCTGCTCGCGCTCAAGAGGATGGAGTTCGTCGTGACCGACCGCCGCGTGTACGTGCGCCACGGCATCGTGGGCACCGTCGTCGCGCAGCTCACGTACGACAAGATCACCGACATCGTGTACGGCCGCGACATCCCGGGGCGCATCCTCGGCTATGGCTCGCTCACGATCAACACGGCGGGAAGCGTCGGGGCGCCCGCGAAGATGATCGGACTTTTCGACGCGATCGCCGTGAAGGAGATCATCGAATCCGCCCGCGCCCGCGCCGTCGACGGTCCGGAGGCCGAGGCGTGA
- a CDS encoding acyl-CoA carboxylase subunit beta, with protein sequence MSVEDRIEGLRKLKEKARLGGGADRIAKQHAAGKLTARERIEAFLDPGTFRELDPFVVHQVSRFGMEKNKPLGDGVVTGWGRVDGRLTYVFAQDFTVFGGSLGLAYAGKITKIMDLAVQNGAPVVGLNDSGGARIQEGVDSLGGYAEIFWRNEQASGVVPQISVIMGPCAGGAVYSPAITDFIVMVKGTSHMFITGPEVIKSVTHEEVDFETLGGANTHNETSGVAHFACDSEEDALFLVRKLLSYIPSNNLEPSPAVATTDPADRRDADLARIVPDSPDLPYDIKDVIARVCDRESFLEVQPHYAKNIVVGFARLGGKSIGVVGNQPKVLAGVLDIDASVKAGRFVRFCDAFNIPLVTFVDVPGFLPGTSQEYGGIIRQGAKLLYAYCEATVPKLTVITRKAYGGAYDVMCSKHVRSDYNVAWPTAEIAVMGPEGAVNILYRKELAEAKDPAAKRAELVRQYRETFANPYVAAEKGYIDDVIEPQDTRAVLIDALQSLASKRVERPPRKHGNIPL encoded by the coding sequence GTGAGCGTCGAGGACCGCATCGAAGGGCTCCGCAAGCTCAAGGAGAAGGCCCGGCTCGGCGGCGGGGCGGACCGCATCGCGAAGCAGCACGCGGCGGGCAAGCTCACCGCGCGCGAGCGCATCGAGGCGTTCCTCGATCCCGGCACGTTCCGGGAACTCGATCCATTCGTCGTGCACCAGGTGTCGCGCTTCGGGATGGAGAAGAACAAGCCCCTCGGCGACGGCGTCGTGACGGGATGGGGCCGCGTGGACGGCCGCCTCACATACGTCTTTGCGCAGGACTTCACCGTCTTCGGCGGATCGCTCGGTCTCGCGTACGCCGGGAAGATCACGAAGATCATGGACCTCGCGGTGCAGAACGGCGCGCCCGTCGTGGGCCTCAACGACTCGGGCGGCGCGCGCATCCAGGAAGGCGTGGACTCGCTTGGCGGCTACGCGGAGATCTTCTGGCGCAACGAGCAGGCCTCGGGCGTCGTGCCCCAGATCAGCGTCATCATGGGCCCGTGCGCGGGCGGCGCGGTCTACTCGCCCGCGATCACCGACTTCATCGTGATGGTGAAGGGCACGAGCCACATGTTCATCACCGGGCCCGAGGTGATCAAGAGCGTCACGCACGAGGAGGTCGACTTCGAGACCCTCGGCGGCGCGAACACGCACAACGAGACGTCGGGCGTCGCGCACTTCGCTTGCGATTCGGAGGAGGACGCGCTCTTCCTCGTCCGCAAGCTCCTCTCGTACATCCCCTCGAACAATCTCGAGCCCTCGCCCGCCGTCGCGACGACGGACCCCGCGGACCGCCGCGACGCGGACCTCGCGCGCATCGTTCCGGATTCGCCGGACCTCCCGTACGACATCAAGGACGTCATCGCGCGCGTCTGCGACAGGGAATCCTTCCTCGAGGTCCAGCCGCACTACGCGAAGAACATCGTCGTCGGCTTCGCGCGCCTCGGCGGCAAGTCGATCGGCGTCGTCGGGAACCAGCCGAAGGTCCTCGCGGGCGTGCTCGACATCGACGCTTCCGTGAAGGCCGGGCGCTTCGTGCGCTTCTGCGACGCGTTCAACATCCCGCTCGTCACGTTCGTGGACGTCCCCGGCTTCCTCCCGGGCACGAGCCAGGAGTACGGCGGCATCATCCGCCAGGGCGCGAAGCTCCTTTACGCGTACTGCGAGGCGACGGTGCCGAAGCTCACCGTCATCACGCGCAAGGCCTACGGCGGCGCGTACGACGTCATGTGCTCGAAGCACGTGCGCTCCGACTACAACGTCGCGTGGCCCACGGCCGAGATCGCGGTCATGGGCCCCGAGGGCGCGGTCAACATCCTCTACCGGAAGGAGCTCGCCGAGGCGAAGGACCCCGCCGCGAAGCGCGCCGAGCTCGTCCGGCAGTACCGCGAGACGTTCGCGAACCCGTACGTGGCCGCCGAGAAGGGCTACATCGACGATGTGATCGAGCCGCAGGACACGCGCGCCGTCCTCATCGACGCGCTCCAGAGCCTCGCTTCGAAGCGCGTCGAGCGCCCGCCGCGCAAGCACGGCAACATCCCGCTCTGA
- a CDS encoding GNAT family N-acetyltransferase — MQEPAVRLRVLEAADADQVAAWWSDPEIRHLALTGHERMDRGAVLDAIQHALHERYVLLGVEVDGALVGQAGLRDIEEVSGTAEVGIVLESKGRGRGVGRETVTQLLALAFDEMKLHHVIARTFAYNDRAIRLFRGLGFREEGRLREHRRLDDGTRADEIVFGITAPEWRREAARAREASVPLPFDEPGNACFACSPRATRGLGLRPRREGDAVVADVAFAPDHVGPPGIVHGGLVATALDDVGVWALWAATGETGLLADLRVTYRAPARPGRALVARAGVERTEGRDAWVRATLSDGDTLLAEAALRFRIVLGGRLEP; from the coding sequence ATGCAGGAACCCGCCGTGCGGCTGCGCGTCCTCGAAGCCGCCGACGCCGACCAGGTCGCCGCGTGGTGGAGCGATCCGGAGATCCGCCACCTCGCGCTCACGGGCCACGAGCGCATGGACCGCGGCGCGGTGCTCGACGCGATCCAGCACGCGCTCCACGAGCGTTACGTGCTCCTTGGCGTCGAGGTCGACGGCGCGCTCGTCGGGCAGGCGGGGCTCCGCGACATCGAGGAGGTGAGCGGAACCGCGGAAGTCGGCATCGTCCTCGAATCGAAAGGCCGCGGGCGCGGCGTCGGACGCGAGACCGTGACGCAGCTTCTCGCGCTCGCGTTCGACGAGATGAAGCTCCACCACGTCATCGCCCGGACGTTCGCCTACAACGACCGCGCGATCCGCCTCTTCCGCGGTCTCGGCTTCCGGGAGGAAGGGCGGCTGCGCGAACACCGCCGGCTCGACGACGGGACCCGCGCCGACGAGATCGTGTTCGGGATCACCGCGCCCGAGTGGCGACGCGAGGCCGCGCGCGCCCGCGAGGCCAGCGTGCCGCTCCCGTTCGACGAACCCGGGAACGCATGCTTTGCGTGCTCGCCCCGCGCCACGCGCGGCCTCGGCCTGCGCCCGCGCCGCGAAGGCGACGCCGTCGTCGCCGACGTCGCGTTCGCTCCGGACCACGTCGGCCCGCCCGGCATCGTGCACGGCGGCCTCGTGGCGACGGCGCTCGACGACGTCGGCGTGTGGGCGCTCTGGGCCGCGACGGGAGAGACGGGGCTCCTCGCGGACCTACGGGTGACGTATCGCGCGCCGGCGCGGCCGGGACGCGCCCTCGTGGCGCGCGCGGGCGTCGAGCGCACCGAAGGGCGCGACGCGTGGGTGCGCGCCACCCTCTCGGACGGCGACACGCTCCTCGCGGAGGCCGCCTTGCGTTTCCGCATCGTCCTCGGGGGGCGGCTCGAGCCGTGA
- a CDS encoding amino acid permease: MGLWSAVRERYGVRTPLAELRAKAEGTELRRTLGAWDLTALGVGAMVGVGVFTVTGLVAADYAGPGVALSFVVAALVSVLVALAYAELATLMPLGGSAYTYAFASMGELVGWLVAWALIASYGVGNAAIASGFSDNLSGLSEAFGMALPQTWTATPGAGGLVDVPAALVVGLVTILLLRPVKESASWNSALVVMKIGTLLLFIVLGATAIDTANYTSFAPKGVEGIVAGAGLAFFAFLGFDAVSTAAEETRNPGRNVPLGILASLAIVVVLFVAAALVLTGMAPSELLRSGEPLAFALRYADLGWAAVILNVGGLLATLSVLLVFQLATTRIVLAIARDGLLPSWLAAVSAKHATPNRTTLILGAIVAVSAAALPLDFLIMLTNEATLFFFAIVCLAVVVLRRTEPDAPRAFRCPGSPWVPLAGVGACLYLMATFGPLIHYGFAAWMGVGLVLYAVYGIRASALRAARAKRGAETAPVAPAPPVEP, encoded by the coding sequence GTGGGTCTCTGGTCCGCGGTCCGGGAGCGCTATGGCGTCCGAACGCCCCTCGCGGAGCTGCGGGCCAAGGCCGAAGGCACGGAGCTGCGGCGCACGCTCGGCGCGTGGGACCTCACCGCGCTCGGCGTGGGCGCCATGGTGGGCGTCGGCGTCTTCACGGTGACCGGCCTTGTCGCGGCGGACTACGCGGGCCCCGGCGTCGCGCTCTCCTTCGTCGTCGCCGCGCTCGTGAGCGTCCTCGTCGCCCTCGCGTACGCGGAGCTCGCGACGCTCATGCCGCTCGGCGGCAGCGCCTACACGTACGCCTTCGCCTCGATGGGCGAGCTCGTGGGGTGGCTCGTCGCGTGGGCGCTCATCGCGAGCTACGGCGTCGGGAACGCGGCCATCGCGAGCGGCTTCAGCGACAACCTGTCCGGTCTATCCGAGGCCTTCGGTATGGCCCTGCCTCAGACCTGGACCGCGACGCCCGGGGCGGGCGGCCTCGTGGATGTGCCCGCGGCGCTCGTCGTCGGCCTCGTCACCATCCTCCTCCTGAGGCCCGTCAAGGAGAGCGCTTCCTGGAACTCCGCGCTGGTCGTGATGAAGATCGGCACGCTCCTCCTCTTCATCGTCCTCGGCGCGACCGCGATCGATACCGCGAACTACACCTCCTTCGCGCCCAAGGGTGTCGAAGGCATCGTCGCGGGTGCCGGCCTCGCGTTCTTCGCCTTCCTCGGCTTCGACGCCGTCTCGACGGCCGCCGAGGAGACGCGCAATCCCGGCCGCAACGTCCCGCTCGGCATCCTCGCGTCGCTCGCGATCGTCGTGGTGCTCTTCGTCGCCGCGGCGCTCGTGCTCACCGGCATGGCGCCGTCGGAGCTTCTGAGGAGCGGCGAGCCCCTCGCCTTCGCGCTGCGGTACGCGGACCTCGGATGGGCGGCCGTCATCCTGAACGTGGGCGGCCTCCTCGCGACGCTCTCGGTGCTCCTCGTCTTCCAGCTCGCGACGACGCGCATCGTGCTCGCGATCGCGCGCGACGGGCTCCTCCCCTCGTGGCTCGCGGCCGTCTCCGCGAAGCACGCGACGCCCAACCGCACGACGCTCATCCTCGGCGCGATCGTCGCGGTCTCGGCGGCGGCGCTCCCGCTCGACTTCCTCATCATGCTCACGAACGAGGCGACGCTCTTCTTCTTCGCCATTGTCTGCCTCGCGGTCGTCGTCCTCCGGCGCACCGAGCCCGACGCGCCGCGCGCGTTCCGCTGCCCGGGGTCGCCCTGGGTGCCGCTTGCGGGCGTGGGGGCCTGTCTCTATCTCATGGCCACGTTCGGTCCGCTCATCCATTACGGGTTCGCGGCCTGGATGGGCGTGGGCCTCGTCCTCTACGCGGTGTACGGAATCCGGGCGAGCGCGCTGCGCGCGGCGCGGGCCAAGCGGGGGGCCGAGACCGCGCCGGTCGCCCCCGCGCCCCCGGTGGAGCCTTGA
- a CDS encoding PH domain-containing protein, producing MTLDDLAVAHVRPGERIRWVARPSLLGLAPILLGGAAATLGGWIGPFLVFGAEPEAFGLATFAMLIVFGFLPAVGKRVLALVFSRYVVTEERVYAITSFVSVNVQSVPLSRLSRVTVSQGPILNWFDLWTATISAYGEAGTTIVIPAFRDGGRLLAETSDGIERGANVAWIVKGD from the coding sequence GTGACGCTCGACGACCTCGCTGTCGCGCACGTGCGGCCCGGAGAGCGCATCCGGTGGGTCGCGCGCCCGTCGCTCCTCGGCCTCGCGCCGATCCTCCTCGGCGGCGCGGCCGCGACGCTCGGCGGGTGGATCGGACCCTTCCTGGTGTTCGGCGCCGAGCCCGAGGCCTTCGGCCTCGCGACGTTCGCGATGCTCATCGTCTTCGGCTTCCTCCCCGCCGTCGGCAAGCGCGTGCTCGCCCTCGTCTTCTCGCGCTACGTCGTGACCGAGGAGCGCGTGTACGCCATCACCTCGTTCGTGAGCGTGAACGTGCAGAGCGTCCCCCTTTCGCGCCTTTCGCGCGTCACCGTCAGCCAGGGTCCGATCCTCAACTGGTTCGACCTTTGGACCGCGACCATCTCGGCTTATGGCGAAGCGGGGACCACCATCGTCATCCCCGCCTTCCGCGACGGCGGCCGCCTTCTCGCGGAGACAAGCGACGGCATCGAGCGCGGCGCGAACGTGGCGTGGATCGTGAAGGGCGACTAG
- a CDS encoding biotin/lipoyl-containing protein, producing MHVTLTVDGKTFDLYVAKTADVVKVEVDGEIFEVRTEPFQGGVKATVGGQTFVIGADGDRIAVDGRAAEVRVEDFRPGGVPGNHAAGAGGKRGGRVKPPMPGKIVAIKVAAGDAIKAGQVVAVLEAMKMQNEIPSPVEGVVKEIHVKLGQSVESKDIIATIE from the coding sequence ATGCACGTCACGCTCACGGTCGACGGAAAGACGTTCGACCTCTACGTCGCCAAGACCGCGGACGTCGTGAAGGTCGAGGTGGACGGCGAGATCTTCGAGGTCAGGACCGAGCCCTTCCAGGGCGGCGTCAAGGCCACCGTCGGCGGTCAGACCTTCGTGATCGGAGCCGACGGCGACCGCATCGCGGTCGACGGCCGCGCGGCCGAGGTGCGCGTCGAGGACTTCCGCCCCGGCGGCGTCCCCGGCAACCACGCAGCGGGCGCGGGCGGCAAGCGCGGCGGCCGCGTGAAGCCGCCGATGCCGGGGAAGATCGTCGCGATCAAGGTCGCGGCGGGCGACGCGATCAAGGCCGGCCAGGTCGTCGCGGTCCTCGAGGCGATGAAGATGCAGAACGAGATCCCTTCTCCCGTCGAGGGCGTCGTGAAGGAGATCCACGTCAAGCTCGGCCAGAGCGTCGAGTCCAAGGACATCATCGCCACGATCGAGTGA